One segment of Malassezia restricta chromosome V, complete sequence DNA contains the following:
- a CDS encoding PAB-dependent poly(A)-specific ribonuclease subunit 3: MSNEAPRREGTSLSNALSHSQASLATISFQPRSAAPSLTTKVAEAPVFVPRSAHASTTPVAPYAYTYEEPRPVRHPLQYHLYAPPFPHVSNVHPTHHAAMSFFMDPHLHEELHRKQEALYATANEPVAGVPESLHVYHSLVPLEPSAAAAVPSSLVDPRCRAQGSLTGASGDPSRVFGRCSHIYKATCALDGKCYVLRRFEHVRLHHPAAISAAERWRKIRHPNLVAVREAFTTRAFGDDSVVFVYDFHPLATTLYMEHMTVKPLVPDRRTGRLQPVSMYVPERVLWSYACQLASLLRAVHAAGLAARCMEPSKVLRTAHHRLRLTGCAILDVLAYQPPSSDDRALLEAQQRDDLAALGRLLLCTGCNNVAAAADPHSSAAFERSYSTELHTFVQDLMRGAYARISDVLPALTLHMADEFGCAQHHADLLEADLLRELENGRLVRLLCKLATLREETTDDVSGEQYVIQLFRDMVFHATDEHGRPTMDLSHILVHLNKLDAGIDEKVLLTSRDELSCLVVSYADLKQFIETALA, from the coding sequence ATGTcgaacgaggcgccgaGACGGGAGGGCACGTCGCTCTCGAACGCGCTATCGCACTCGCAggcgtcgctcgcgacgatcTCGTTCCAGCCGCGCTcagcggcgccgtcgctcaCGACCAAGGTCGCTGAGGCGCCCGTCTTTGTGCCGCGGAGCGCGCAtgcctcgacgacgcccgtGGCGCCGTATGCGTACACGTACGAGGAGCCGCGCCCTGTGCGGCATCCGCTGCAGTACCACTTGTACGCGCCGCCGTTTCCGCATGTGAGCAATGTGCATCCCACGCACCATGCGGCGATGAGCTTTTTCATGGATCCGCACCTGCACGAGGAGCTGCACCGCAAGCAAGAGGCGCTGTACGCCACCGCGAACGAGCCGGTCGCCGGCGTCCCTGAGTCGCTGCACGTATACCACAgcctcgtgccgctcgagccgagtgccgccgcggcggtgccgtcgtcgctcgtcgaccCGCGGTGCCGTGCGCAGGGCTCGCTGACGGGCGCCTCGGGCGATCCCAGCCGCGTCTTTGGTCGCTGCAGCCACATCTACAAGGCCACGTGTGCGCTGGACGGCAAGTGCTACGTCCTCCGGCGcttcgagcatgtgcgcctCCATCATCCGGCGGCGAtcagcgccgccgagcggTGGCGCAAGATCCGGCATCCCAACCTCGTCGCGGTGCGCGAGGCTTTtacgacgcgcgcgtttGGCGATGACTCGGTCGTGTTTGTGTACGACTTTCATCCGctggcgacgacgctgtACATGGAGCACATGACGGTCAAGCCCCTCGTGCCTGACCGCCGCACGGGCCGTCTCCAGCCCGTGTCGATGTATGTGCCGGAGCGTGTGCTATGGAGCTATGCGTGCCAACTCGCGAGCCTGCTGCGGGCCGTGCACGCCGCCGGCCTCGCTGCGCGGTGCATGGAGCCGAGCAAGGTGCTACGGACGGCGCACCACCGGCTCCGCCTGACGGGGTGTGCGATcctcgacgtgctggcgTACCAGCCGCCCTCGAGCGACGATCGCGCCCTACTCgaagcgcagcagcgcgacgatctcgcggcgctgggccgCCTGCTCCTGTGCACGGGCTGCAACAAtgtggcggcggccgcggacccgcacagcagcgccgcgttcGAGCGCTCGTACAGCACGGAGCTGCACACCTTTGTGCAGGACCTTATGCGCGGCGCGTATGCGCGAATCAGCGATGTGCTGCCGGCGCTGACGCTGCACATGGCGGACGAGTTTGGgtgtgcgcagcaccacgccgatctgctcgaggccgatctgctgcgtgagctcgAAAACGGCCGTCTTGTGCGTCTGCTGTGCAAGCTGGCGACGTTGCGCGAGGAGACGACGGACGACGTCTCGGGCGAGCAGTACGTGATTCAGCTGTTCCGCGACATGGTGTTTCATGCGACGGACGAGCATGGCCGTCCGACTATGGATCTGAGTCATATACTGGTGCACCTGAACAAGCTCGATGCCGGCATCGACGAAAAGGTGCTCCTCACGAGCCGCGACGAGCTGAGCTGCCTGGTGGTGAGCTATGCGGACCTGAAGCAGTTTATCGAGACGGCGCTCGCGTAG
- a CDS encoding terminal uridylyltransferase: MNRRARSTEAPVRVPYHVRAAPGGKGAPSEAAPDRASRYGAASKGSAGASSSVPYSYERHTSELSRAIIEYLAPILPTEDEYRTKEGIRRELMRIASKLHPKATLLAFGSMANGFALKNSDMDLCCLVPRDDGEDSAALPSPSELVEQLSELIRQDTDFHVLPLPKARIPIIKISHSATPKMPYDISCDIGFNNQLALENTRLLLSYAMLDPPRLRALVLFIKVWTKRRKLNSPYTGTLSSYGYALLVLFFLIHVKKPAVLPNLQRIPAGRELSQHDIMLEGHSIYFYDDMEALRRQWHSDNTDSVGELLLDFFRYFSRDFNYTKDAIAMRTEGGLVTKESRRWTHDLLCIEDPFQAGYNVARTVTKDGLYTIRGEFMRASRLLANRTIRVPQLLHELCMEREDGLTRAPDFPQRHHDHHRFRGRAFDDMSRAFVPHGISYPPPPPMMPPPFVPAMPIPSWAPFPTPFGTPPTWIPGAQRRDDDDKSGSIIRGTHLPHEHRAWSSGSREPDDDDDDDDGVFGMSPT; encoded by the coding sequence ATGAACCGGCGAGCACGATcgaccgaggcgcccgTGCGCGTCCCGTACCACgtccgcgctgcgccggGCGGCAAGGGCGCGCCGAGtgaggcggcgccggacAGGGCATCGCGGtacggcgccgcgtccaAAGGATCGgccggcgcgtcgtcgtcggtgcCGTACTCGTACGAGCGGCACACGTCGGAGCTATCGCGCGCGATCATCGAGTACCTCGCTCCGATCCTGCCGACCGAGGACGAGTACCGCACCAAGGAGGGCATACGGCGCGAGCTCATGCGGATCGCGAGCAAGCTGCATCCCAAGGCGACGCTGCTCGCGTTCGGCAGCATGGCGAACGGGTTTGCGCTAAAGAACTCAGACATGGACCTGTGCTgcctcgtgccgcgcgacgacggcgaggacagcgcggcgctgccgtcgccgtccgagctcgtcgagcagctgaGCGAGCTCATCCGGCAAGATACCGACTTTCACGTCCTGCCGCtgcccaaggcgcgcatACCGATCATCAAAATCAGCCACTCGGCGACGCCCAAGATGCCGTACGACATCTCGTGCGATATCGGCTTCAACAAccagctcgcgctcgaaAACACACGCCTGCTCCTCTCGTACGCCATGCTCGATCCGCCgcggctgcgtgcgctcgtgctcttTATCAAGGTGTGGACGAAGCGCCGGAAACTGAACTCGCCGTACACGGGCACGCTGTCGAGCTACGGGTACGCCCTGCTCGTCCTCTTCTTTCTCATCCACGTCAAAAAGCCCGCGGTGCTCCCGAACCTGCAGCGGATCCCGGCCGGCCGCGAACTGTCGCAGCACGACATCATGCTCGAGGGCCACTCGATCTACTTTTacgacgacatggaggcCCTGCGCCGGCAATGGCACTCCGACAACACCGACTCGgtcggcgagctgctcctCGACTTTTTCCGCTACTTTTCGCGCGACTTTAACTACACCAAGGACGCGATTGCCATGCGCACCGAAGGCGGGCTCGTGACGAAAGAGTCGCGGCGGTGGACGCACGACCTGCTGTGCATCGAGGACCCGTTCCAGGCCGGCTACAACGTCGCGCGCACCGTCACCAAGGACGGCCTCTACACGATCCGCGGCGAGTTTATGCGCGCGAGTCGCCTGCTCGCGAATCGCACGATCCGCGTGCCGCAgctcctgcacgagctgtGCATGGAGCGCGAAGACGGCTTGACACGCGCCCCCGACTTTCCGCAGCGGCACCACGACCACCACCGCttccgcggccgcgcgttcgacgacatgtcgcgcgcctttGTGCCGCACGGCATCTCGTATCCCCCCCCCCCCCCCATGATGCCCCCGCCGTTCGTGCCCGCCATGCCGATCCCGTCGTGGGCGCCGTTCCCGACCCCTttcggcacgccgcccacCTGGATACCCggggcgcagcgccgcgacgacgacgacaagaGCGGCTCGATCATCCGCGGCACGCATCTCCCCCACGAACACCGTGCCTGGTCGTCCGGCTCGCGCGAgccggacgacgacgacgacgacgacgacggcgtgtTTGGCATGTCGCCCACGtag
- a CDS encoding oxalate---CoA ligase: MLTRLLQHCVREVALDGEEGSDVERLFSFVEAFCAHLPEDARPVLDGAYRAFVWRTLLHDARVHVGVAVRKGTSRGQQRSSILAKGREASSAPTPIKSGALEALVEAHGDALRVYVDAELVRRTLTGTEAPFASAAAYVALQHVYRARERGVTVVDLGARTHYDPKTVYYLVKLLLERELVAKFTARETGEVSNYVVGRPFLAHNALWQAQQRAAGPSDVGTPTWVDLDTIASEWDDAPMTGEADEDEAGALAMPPLDPHDGDVLAYPMLSDEQSAVWLHSRQDLLSERLARMLRMSPSHMTPRRYLPTRLGLRRVPTLRRGFLAFLHHHLSAGHIERVRVQFAHATPLYVRATDAWLGGGGGARAAAAPASAAAARVPLRYDATLEYQLLTLIDAYGAHGCTMHELAQRLGCSSEVKRMVEQILSRQVVRTPPPYAALAVCAPFEQSGRERRIRYYTARGFAARCEADGLSMSTALGVGDASAPAAPVPPVPDTLPSECTFPDAATLAATLPTVGVSTGFFRDVPGPVVLRGAKRTAPTDPATGRAKRGRPRKGEVRPKPIKSEAASPLPPAPAPAPRAPEPRSNLSVFQRVKLLTQVLAQAGGALDEVEIPRRTRMYLDAGPAASAAGGDLSDRTTRTKTIEEAQRRGVVRTIKVPRTDDAQRPRTLLHLTHLSPDALQEALRSATSTPETRGVVAYADVKAEHAGLSTTEATAPWLDTTPVTYGHDDPLDDASTQRAFARHSHLLRQYYGFPHGSAARLQLFDEAAQTAAGEDRVFSLAYFVHEAPLRTLVALVPVRLTTPAVVRAVTAATSARVDAVPAPVARRLGLGRQRAHRQRLATYAAQLIELGLAESVGDDRYRLTTRAPVPRWPPSESDVRDVSTPAQRQAYWAAVRSAVDASDPKRVPSYLAAPHAWRDSFALRGVQKAFLRRYAWPLPPDALERLAAAVFAPRAAVEAFFVSRTSRAHSTAASMAHKVAARQAQRTHEWDAALADVRQHGPPEAGEPRALAQLAHKYIHGRETVTPAALRQRIAAALGMHRRVRTSTTRGRRRSRAFVWTPEHQATLRDAHVILTHRQRAWRAMHGAAALADDWSALHQLFSPDAPPSEAAAWRARRRQLTAAPHEQVGLMLVERAWHDVAARGRADGTLPDPAWPHPSSVDLRAHIAYLRQHMDRAQLLQAHAEEAARTVLPRRLTAQDVAAWTPVVPRRPSLVDDTSAPMVHRLQQMRTTARSVRAIEQPVGAEASCALATMLVPTHVSRAELATWTELVGAERLERAIALAVERRILQHADGTLTYTDERQRALSTSVPAVHAAYRRAQAAGRVQVHPAATESETAAWLSLLETRRVHASLDMAPLAALRRRPKLNARTLDDVETECRLTLTWDALPPLPDVRPPDALVLGVSSALAAALERAGPSGMPASDAPLDAGAHRAFIVEGPRLVHERFAASWQVPTLRGPPVWPRAWLDVHGDTHWPVWHARVAHVLARVSARPGTSVEALVADADRLEVYDVVRACADAGCIAIRGAAPFLRPRDAYVVPCSPWFM, translated from the coding sequence ATGCTGACGcgtctgctgcagcactGCGTGCGTGAggtggcgctggacggCGAGGAGGGCTcggacgtcgagcgcctcttttCGTTCGTCGAGGCGTTCTGCGCGCATCTGCCGGAGGACGCGCGGCCCGTGCTGGACGGGGCGTACCGCGCCTTTGTCTGGCGCACGCTCCTCCATGACGCGCGTGTGCATGTCGGTGTGGCGGTGCGCAAGggcacgtcgcgcggcCAGCAGCGTTCCTCGATTCTCGCCAAGGggcgcgaggcgtcgtccgcgccgacgccgatCAAGTCTGGCgccctcgaggcgctcgtcgaggcgcacggcgatgcgctgcgcgtgtACGTTGACGCTgagctcgtgcggcgcacgctgaCGGGCACAGAGGCGCCGTTTGCCTCGGCTGCCGCGTacgtggcgctgcagcatgtgtACCGTGCccgcgagcgcggcgtcaCGGTCGTGGAcctcggcgcgcgcacgcactACGACCCAAAGACCGTGTACTACCTGgtcaagctgctgctggagcgcgagctggTGGCCAAGTTTacggcgcgcgagacggGCGAGGTGTCGAACTATGTTGTGGGGCGCCCGTTTCTCGCGCACAATGCGCTgtggcaggcgcagcagcgcgcggCTGGACCGAGTGATGTCGGCACACCCACGTGGGTCGATCTCGATACGATCGCGAGCGAGtgggacgatgcgccgATGACAGGcgaggcggacgaggacgaggcgggcgcgctggcgatgccgccgcttgatccgcacgacggcgacgtgctcgcGTACCCGATGCTCTCGGACGAGCAGAGTGCGGTGTGGCTTCATTCGCGCCAGGATTTGCTCTcggagcgcctcgctcgcatgctgcgcatgtcgcCCTCGCACAtgacgccgcggcggtaCTTGCCTACGCGCCTGggcctgcgccgcgtgccgacgctgcgccgcggctTTCTCGCCTTTCTGCACCACCACCTGTCGGCCGGGCACAttgagcgtgtgcgtgtgcaattcgcgcatgcgacgcctCTGTACGTCCGCGCGACGGACGCGTggctcggcggcggcggtggcgcacgcgccgcggcggcgcctgcgtccgcggccgccgcgcgcgtccCGCTGCGCTACGATGCGACGCTCGAGTACCAGCTGCTGACGCTGATCGATGCGTacggcgcgcatggctgcacgatgcacgagctcgcgcagcgcttGGGATGCTCGTCGGAGGTCAAGCGCATGGTCGAGCAGATCCTGTCGCGGCAGGTCGTGCggacgccgccgccgtacgcggcgctcgctgTGTGTGCGCCGTTTGAGCAGAGTGGACGCGAGCGCCGTATCCGCTACTATACGGCGCGGGGCTTTGCGGCGCGGTGTGAGGCAGATGGTCTGTCGATGAGCAccgcgctcggcgtgggcgacgcgtctgcgcccgccgcgcctgtgccgccggTGCCGGACACGCTGCCGAGCGAGTGCACGTTCCCGGAcgccgcgacgctcgctgcgacgctgccgacgGTCGGTGTGTCGACGGGCTTCTtccgcgacgtgccgggccccgtcgtgctgcgcggcgcgaagcgcacggcgccgacggaCCCTGCGACGGggcgcgcgaagcgcgGGCGACCGCGCAAGGGCGAGGTGCGGCCAAAGCCGATCAAGAGCGAGGCGGCttcgccgctgccgccggcgccggcgccggcgccgcgagcgcctgaGCCGCGCTCGAACCTCAGCGTGTTTCAGCGCGTCAAGCTGCTGACGCaggtgctggcgcaggccggcggcgcgctggacgaggtcGAGATCCCGCGTCGGACGCGCATGTACCTCGATGCGGGGccggcggcgagcgcggcgggcggcgACCTGTCGGACCGCACGACGCGGACCAAGACGATCgaggaggcgcagcgccgcggcgtcgtgcgcacgatcaaGGTGCCTCGCACGGATGATGCACAGAggccgcgcacgctgctgcatctcaCGCATCTGTCGCCTGACGCGCtgcaagaggcgctgcgctccgcgacgtcgacgcccgAGACGCGGGGCGTCGTGGCGTATGCGGACGTCAAAGCGGAGCACGCGGGTCTGTCGACGACCGAGGCTacggcgccgtggctcgACACGACGCCTGTGACGTatggccacgacgacccgctcgacgacgcgtcgacgcagcgtgcgttTGCGCGGCACTCGCATCTGCTGCGGCAGTACTATGGCTTTCCGCACGGCTCGGCCGCGCGGCTCCAGCTGTttgacgaggcggcgcagacCGCCGCGGGCGAGGACCGCGTCTTTTCGCTCGCGTATTTCGtccacgaggcgccgctgcgcacgctcgtggcgctcgtgccCGTGCGCCTGACGACGccggccgtcgtgcgcgccgtgacggccgcgacgagcgcgcgtgtcgatgcggtgccggcgccggtggcgcggcgcctcggcctcggccgGCAGCGGGCgcatcggcagcggctcgcgacgtatgcggcgcagctcatcgagctcgGCCTCGCGGAGAGCGTTGGCGACGATCGCTACCGcctcacgacgcgcgcgcctgtgccgcgctggccgccgagcgagagcgacgtgcgcgacgtgtcgacgcccgcgcagcggcaggcgtACTGGgccgccgtgcgctcggcCGTCGACGCGTCCGATCcgaagcgcgtgccgtcgtACCtggccgcgccgcatgcgtgGCGCGATTCGTTtgcgctgcgtggcgtgcaAAAGGCGTTCCTGCGGCGCTACGCGTGGCCTCTGCCGcccgacgcgctcgagcgactcgccgcggccgtctttgcgccgcgcgccgccgtcgaggcATTCTTCGTGAgccgcacgtcgcgcgcgcactcgacggccgcgtcgatggcgcacaaggtcgcggcgcggcaggcgcagcgcacgcacgaatgggacgcggcgctcgcggacGTCCGGCAGCACGGCCCGCCTGAGGCCGGCGAGCCGCgagcgctcgcgcagctcgcgcacaagTACATCCACGGACGCGAAACGGTGACGCCcgccgcgctgcggcagcgcatcgccgcggcactcggcatgcaccgccgcgtgcgcacgtcgacgacgcgcggccgccgccggtCGCGCGCGTTTGTGTGGACGCCGGAGCATCaagcgacgctgcgcgatgcgcacgtcaTCCTCACGCATCGgcagcgcgcgtggcgcgcgatgcacggcgccgcggcgctcgcggacGACTGGTCCGCGCTGCACCAGCTCTTCTCGccggacgcgccgccgtcggAAGCggccgcgtggcgcgcacgtcggcggcagctcacggccgcgccgcacgagcaGGTCGGCCTGATGCTGGTCGAGCGCGCGTGGCACGacgtcgcggcgcgcggGCGCGCGGACGGCACGCTGCCTGATCCCGCGTGGCCGCATCCGTCGTCCGTGGATCTgcgcgcgcacatcgcaTACTTGCGGCAGCACATGGatcgcgcgcagctgctgcaggcgcacgccgaggaggcggcgcgcacCGTCCTGCCCCGGCGCCTCACCGCGCAGGACGTGGCGGCGTGGACGCcggtcgtgccgcgccgcccgtccctcgtcgacgacacgagcgcgccgatgGTGCACCGCCTGCAGCAGATGCGCACGACCGCTCGGTCGGTGCGCGCGATCGAGCAGCCCGTCGGCGCCGaagcgtcgtgcgcgctcgcgacgaTGCTCGTCCCGACGCACGtatcgcgcgccgagctcgcGACGTGGaccgagctcgtcggcgccgagcgactcgagcgcgcgatcgcgctggccgtcgagcgccgcatcctCCAGCATGCGGACGGCACGCTCACGTACACGGacgagcggcagcgcgcgctCTCGACGTCCGTGCCGGCCGTCCACGCCGCGTATCGCCGCGCGCAGGCGGCCGGGCGCGTACAGGTGCATCCTGCCGCGACAGAGAGCGAGACGGCCGCGTGGCTCTcgctgctcgagacgcgccgcgtgcatgcgtcgctcgacatggcgcccctcgcggcgctgcgccgccgcccgaAGCTCAAtgcacgcacgctcgatgACGTCGAGACCGAGTGCCGCCTCACGCTCACGTGGGACGcactgccgccgctgccggACGTCCGGCCGCccgacgcgctcgtgctcggcgTCTCGTccgcgctcgccgccgcgctcgagcgcgccggGCCGTCGGGCATGCCCGCCtccgacgcgccgctcgacgcaggcgcgcacCGCGCCTTTATCGTCGAGGGAccgcgcctcgtgcacgagcgcttcgcggcgtcgtggcaggtgccgacgctgcgcgGACCGCCCGTGTGGCcgcgcgcatggctcgacgtgcacggcgACACGCACTGGCCCGTGTggcacgcgcgcgtcgcgcacgtcctcgCGCGCGTGAGTGCGCGGCCCGGCACGtccgtcgaggcgctcgtcgccgacgccgacCGCCTCGAGGTGTACGACGtggtgcgtgcgtgcgcggaCGCCGGGTGCATCGCGATccgcggcgcggcgccgttcctgcggccgcgcgacgcgtaCGTCGTGCCATGTTCGCCGTGGTTCATGTAG
- a CDS encoding dual specificity phosphatase translates to MLYQDPPQGVAAIRPDELMERLLSTLRGKRVKRPSPCDACSAYCGRPVPHAAHVPSMHLVHSLPDDAAVTEGPYDPSWVDAPPPAQGHAPEAGGSLSAPSSPVMSARRIQSKAEELTRVPFQSRSTVPVLLLDTRPAHIFQGCMDTSDMLDGSDDVRTGHLKGAINVQIPTLLFRRTQRALTSSPALLDSIDIASYIQSEAGRRKLRSMCWAQELPPVSKAVDPAVLNELIRVFWFMDIVVLYEDRASSFAAYLLLRTIAAIRARASERVPPELTSRRCGLYHVLGGVRGLRENPAWLPFFEVGDSYVEQEDRETAPIEELALPGSGCDARARRPPLPRLNTSVSDVAPAPSLSSGTEGALSRPLTAGLYVMTDRAEPLWDAPRTAREPEEATDFEVSTIVPGQLYLGSHIQTPADARQLEALGIRAVLNTAAELPLSQEDPHSPMSVLRDTSIRDYLHIPMRDVVEAVGVQQQLRDACRFLERMRACGRPTFVHCRAGKSRSATCVMAYLIQTRRWTLKQAYAFVSAQRPRTSPNIGLMAELMHFERAVLGSSLSMCVSPQRGDAPRTPDSVR, encoded by the coding sequence AGCGCCCCAGCCCGTGTGATGCGTGCTCGGCGTACTGTGGACGGCCcgtgccgcacgccgcgcatgtgccCTCGATGCACTTGGTTCATTCGCTGCCGGATGATGCGGCTGTGACGGAGGGTCCGTACGATCCGAGCTGGgtcgacgcgccgccgccagcgcagGGACATGCGCCGGAGGCGGGTGGCAGTCTGAGTGCGCCGAGCTCGCCTGTCATgtcggcgaggcggatTCAGTCGAAGGCGGAGGAGCTGACGCGTGTCCCCTTTCAATCGCGCAGCACGGTGcccgtgctgctgctggacaCGCGGCCTGCGCATATATTCCAGGGGTGTATGGATACGTCTGATATGCTGGACGGGAGTGATGACGTGCGCACTGGTCATCTGAAGGGCGCGATCAATGTACAGATTCCTACGTTGCTCTTTCGCCGtacgcagcgtgcgctgaCCTCGAGTCCTGCGCTGTTGGACAGCATTGACATTGCCTCGTACATCCAGTCGGAGGCGGGGCGGCGGAAGCTGCGTTCCATGTGCTGGGCGCAGGAGCTTCCGCCCGTGTCGAAGGCGGTGGATCCGGCTGTGCTGAACGAGCTGATCCGGGTGTTTTGGTTCATGGATATTGTGGTGCTGTACGAGgatcgcgcgtcgtcgttCGCCGCGTACCTTCTTCTGCGCACGATTGCGGCGATccgcgcgcgtgcgtcggagcgtgtgccgccgGAGCTCACGTCGCGCCGATGTGGTCTTTACCATGTGTtgggcggcgtgcgtgggCTGCGGGAGAATCCGGCGTGGCTCCCGTTTTTTGAGGTGGGCGACTCGTATGTCGAGCAGGAGGATCGGGAGACGGCGCCGATCGAGGAGCTGGCGCTGCCGGGGTCGGggtgcgacgcgcgcgcacggcgtccgccgctgccgcggcTGAACACGTCGGTCTCGGACGTGGCGcccgcgccgtcgctgtcgtcggGCACGGAGGGTGCGCTGTCGCGGCCGCTCACGGCGGGGCTGTACGTGATGACTGAtcgcgccgagccgctgtgggatgcgccgcgcacggcgcgggAGCCGGAGGAGGCGACCGACTTTGAGGTATCGACGATTGTGCCGGGCCAGCTGTACCTCGGCTCGCACATCCAGACGCCGGCGGACGCGCGacagctcgaggcgctcggcatccGCGCGGTGCTCAacacggccgccgagctgcCTCTGTCGCAGGAGGATCCGCACTCGCCGATGtccgtgctgcgcgacacgtCGATCCGTGACTATCTGCACATCCcgatgcgcgacgtggTCGAGGCCGTGggtgtgcagcagcagctgcgcgatgcgtgccgcttcctggagcgcatgcgcgcgtgtggccgTCCGACGTTTGTGCACTGCCGCGCGGGCAAGTCGCGCAgtgcgacgtgcgtgaTGGCCTACCTGATccagacgcggcgctggacgctGAAGCAGGCGTATGCGTTTGTgtcggcgcagcggccgcgcacgtcgccgaaCATTGGCCTGATGGCCGAGCTCATGCACTTTGAGCGCGCGGTCCTCGGCTCGTCGCTCTCGATGTGCGTGTcgccgcagcgcggcgATGCACCGCGCACCCCTGACTCTGTACGATAG